The Drosophila bipectinata strain 14024-0381.07 chromosome 2L, DbipHiC1v2, whole genome shotgun sequence genome has a segment encoding these proteins:
- the LOC108124487 gene encoding UBX domain-containing protein 7, whose product MSSSEAPDALVEQVVEVTACSADEAKHYLGACANDVSAAVALFFEQAASTSGAAPAAPSLPLLDDEEEVRAPIAPVREQLIMPEDDNFFASGSSSRLSRVSQRVKVCPLRDFAREGALMEEQLQATGVYSDPSAHRRRRERSAQMVVAGQAMALNNRSTAGATSTARLGDLFRPPTDITYSGTLTAAREFATKRQRWLLVNVQSDNFQSQTMNRDVWSDKELKKLVRRQFTFWQVDNDTSEGRRFVAFYRCATLPYLCVIDPRTGEEVWRSPEPKQDNVLPDLRQFLKEHRDFIEEDAPSTSKRGAIHIDDSQDGDTEASCSSTASTPKKRAKLMELTEEEQLELAIKNSMNENGGGSKPASQADGASDNESLEEFDDEELKGVTAASYENQLGEAKDELTALKLRLLNAAGSDEMVQLRWPSDTKLETLRLYIRQTHKHIPQHGYKLICAFPRKTLEAEHNNSSLKELGLHPSANLHLTLDD is encoded by the coding sequence ATGTCCAGCAGCGAGGCGCCCGACGCGCTGGTGGAGCAGGTGGTGGAGGTGACTGCTTGCTCGGCGGACGAAGCCAAGCATTATCTGGGTGCCTGCGCCAACGATGTGTCCGCCGCCGTTGCACTTTTCTTCGAGCAGGCAGCATCCACATCTGGCGCTGCACCGGCTGCCCCTTCGCTTCCCTTGCTtgacgacgaggaggaggtgAGGGCGCCCATTGCTCCGGTGCGGGAGCAACTGATCATGCCTGAGGACGATAACTTCTTCGCGTCTGGCAGTAGCAGCCGATTGTCACGCGTTTCGCAGAGGGTAAAGGTGTGCCCCCTGAGGGACTTTGCCCGTGAAGGTGCCCTGATGGAGGAACAACTGCAGGCAACCGGAGTCTATTCGGATCCGAGTGCCCATCGACGGCGCCGAGAGCGCTCTGCACAGATGGTTGTGGCTGGGCAGGCCATGGCCCTTAACAATCGCTCCACCGCCGGCGCTACCAGCACAGCTCGTCTAGGAGACCTGTTCCGCCCGCCCACAGACATCACTTACTCCGGAACACTCACTGCCGCCCGGGAGTTTGCCACCAAGCGGCAACGCTGGTTGCTGGTCAACGTGCAAAGCGACAATTTCCAATCTCAGACCATGAACCGAGATGTGTGGTCCGACAAAGAACTGAAGAAGCTGGTGCGTCGCCAGTTTACGTTCTGGCAAGTGGACAACGACACTTCCGAGGGCCGGCGCTTTGTTGCCTTCTATCGATGTGCCACGCTTCCCTATCTGTGCGTAATCGATCCCCGCACTGGCGAGGAGGTGTGGCGCAGTCCAGAACCAAAGCAGGACAATGTTCTGCCTGATTTACGACAGTTCTTAAAGGAGCACCGCGATTTCATAGAGGAGGATGCACCTAGCACCTCTAAGCGGGGCGCCATTCACATTGATGATTCGCAGGATGGGGACACAGAAGCATCATGCTCCTCGACAGCCAGCACTCCTAAAAAGAGAGCAAAGCTCATGGAACTTAcggaggaggagcagctggaGCTGGCCATTAAGAATTCCATGAACGAGAACGGAGGAGGCTCTAAGCCAGCTAGCCAGGCCGACGGAGCCAGCGACAACGAGAGTCTAGAAGAGTTTGATGATGAAGAGCTGAAGGGTGTAACCGCCGCTTCGTATGAGAACCAATTGGGAGAAGCCAAGGATGAATTAACTGCTCTTAAACTACGCCTGCTTAACGCCGCCGGATCGGACGAAATGGTCCAGCTGCGCTGGCCTTCCGATACTAAGCTGGAGACTCTTCGCCTCTATATTCGTCAAACGCACAAGCACATCCCTCAACACGGCTACAAACTCATTTGCGCCTTTCCACGGAAAACGCTCGAGGCGGAGCACAACAACAGCTCACTGAAAGAGCTCGGTCTGCATCCTTCGGCCAATCTGCATCTCACGCTGGACGACTAA
- the LOC108124298 gene encoding inosine triphosphate pyrophosphatase, producing MSKPITFVTGNAKKLEELVAILGPTFPRTIVSKKIDLPELQGEIDEIAIKKCKEAARHVNGPVLVEDTSLCFNALEGLPGPYIKWFLEKLKPEGLCRLLEGWEDKSAQAICTFGYCEDVDSEPLIFKGITDGDIVSPRGPRTFGWDPVFQPKGYDKTYAELPKEEKNTISHRYRALAQLQKHFEKLDK from the exons ATGTCGAAGCCAATTACTTTTGTGACAGGCAACGCCAAGAAGCTGGAGGAACTAGTTGCCATTTTGGGTCCCACTTTTCCACGCACTATCGTCTCCAAAAAGATCGATCTGCCGGAGTTGCAAG GGGAAATCGATGAGATTGCCATCAAGAAGTGCAAGGAAGCGGCACGCCACGTAAATGGTCCTGTTCTTGTGGAGGACACCAGCTTGTGTTTCAATGCCCTCGAGGGCTTGCCGGGTCCGTATATCAAGTGGTTCTTGGAAAAACTTAAACCGGAGGGCTTGTGCCGGTTACTGGAGGGATGGGAAGACAAATCTGCCCAGGCTATTTGTACATTTGGCTATTGCGAGGATGTGGATTCGGAACCGCTTATCTTTAAGGGCATAACCGATGGCGATATTGTTAGTCCCCGCGGACCAAGGACCTTTGGATG GGATCCCGTGTTCCAGCCCAAGGGCTATGATAAGACCTACGCCGAGCTGCCAAAAGAGGAGAAAAACACCATATCGCACCGCTATCGGGCCCTCGCCCAACTGCAGAAGCACTTTGAAAAACTGGACAAATAA
- the LOC108124297 gene encoding mannose-P-dolichol utilization defect 1 protein homolog: MTDIIKKGALFLMSEKCYDNYFLEHNFLDIPCFKALLSKGLGLAIIAGSVLVKVPQVLKILSSKSGEGINIMGVVLDLLAISFHLSYNFMHGYPFSAWGDSTFLAIQTVAIAVLVIFFNGRKIQAGAFLIGYLLLMFVLNSGLTSMKVLFTIQSCNIPILLVGKLSQAYTNYQAGSTGQLSAATVIMMFAGSVARIFTSIQETGDTMIIVTFIASTFANGVILSQLIYYWNKPAGVAKDAKAKKPKSKKDD, translated from the exons ATGACTGATATTATCAAGAAAGGAGCTCTGTTCCTCATGAGCGAGAAGTGCTATGATAACTATTTCCTTGAACACAACTTCCTGGACA TTCCATGTTTCAAGGCTCTGCTGAGCAAGGGCCTTGGTCTGGCCATCATTGCCGGATCCGTGCTAGTGAAGGTGCCACAAGTGCTCAAGATTCTCAGCAGCAAGTCCGGCGAGGGCATTAATATAATGGGTGTGGTGCTGGATCTACTGGCGATCTCTTTCCACCTGTCGTACAACTTTATGCACGGCTACCCATTCAGTGCTTGGGGCGACAGCACCTTCCTGGCTATCCAAACTGTAGCTATTGCCGTTTTGGTAATTTTCTTCAATGGTCGGAAGATACAAGCCGGCGCGTTCCTAATTGGATATCTCCTGCTGATGTTCGTCCTTAACTCTGGGCTGACCTCTATGAAGGTCTTGTTCACCATTCAGAGCTGCAACATTCCCATTCTTTTGGTGGGAAAGCTGTCGCAGGCATACACGAACTATCAGGCTGGATCTACCGGACAGTTGTCCGCTGCCACTGTGATAATGATGTTCGCGGGGTCGGTGGCCCGCATCTTCACCTCAATTCAGGAGACCGGTGACACCATGATCATCGTCACCTTCATTGCCTCCACCTTCGCCAATGGAGTGATCCTGTCCCAGTTGATCTATTACTGGAACAAGCCAGCCGGCGTGGCAAAGGACGCTAAAGCCAAGAAACCCAAGAGCAAGAAGGATGATTAG